The proteins below are encoded in one region of Limnohabitans sp. 63ED37-2:
- a CDS encoding bacteriohemerythrin: MTTTATLTTAPTLMPWTDSLYTGDARMDETHQEFVDMINQILATPEDQQLPVYKAFLDHTVEHFAQEERWMLATGFSADNCHAEHHATILETMRVVEAHYLDSDPTIITRMAEALAEWFPGHANSMDAGLAAHLKSVGFDSVTETLADPSAIQNVTMSGCGSVSCS; this comes from the coding sequence ATGACCACCACCGCAACACTCACCACCGCCCCCACTCTGATGCCCTGGACCGACTCGCTCTACACGGGCGACGCCCGCATGGACGAAACGCACCAAGAGTTTGTGGACATGATCAACCAGATTCTGGCCACCCCCGAAGACCAGCAACTCCCGGTCTACAAGGCTTTTTTGGACCACACGGTCGAGCACTTTGCGCAAGAAGAGCGCTGGATGCTGGCCACCGGGTTTTCTGCAGACAACTGCCACGCCGAGCACCACGCCACGATTTTGGAGACCATGCGTGTGGTCGAAGCCCATTACCTAGACAGCGACCCCACCATCATCACCCGCATGGCCGAAGCGCTGGCCGAGTGGTTCCCGGGTCATGCCAACAGCATGGACGCAGGGCTGGCGGCACACCTCAAATCGGTGGGTTTTGACAGCGTGACCGAAACCCTGGCCGACCCTTCTGCCATCCAAAACGTGACCATGTCGGGCTGCGGCAGCGTCAGCTGCAGCTGA
- the dnaX gene encoding DNA polymerase III subunit gamma/tau, which yields MSYLVLARKYRPRNFTEMVGQEHVVQALTNALVQQRLHHAYLFTGTRGVGKTTVSRILAKSLNCQGVDGLGGITAEPCGVCQACRDIDAGRFVDYTELDAASNRGVDEVQSLLEQAVYKPVQGRFKVFMIDEVHMLTNTAFNAMLKTLEEPPEYLKFVLATTDPQKVPVTVLSRCLQFNLRPMAPETVFEHLTQVLAAEQLSAEPLALRLLARAARGSMRDALSLTDQAIAFGNGQLQEAGVRQMLGSVDRSHVLQLIRALAEGDGATVVNQVNALRLQGVSAAATLEDMAMLLQRMAVMQMVPSMAHDGEDPDTQGLADLAQAMPAEETQLLYSLCLHGRTELGLAPDEYAALTMVLLRLLAFKPPAGTAEKKSPLSSPSSPPSASASPRAEVFAAPQPAPESAPLNKPLTAPVTAPASAPLTVPKAAPVVLDSPPPVAAAPQVTPISPPPAAQPAPLASDEPPPWEDWPDTTDYADQGGLTSAPAVVAPTPAALRALPVREAPEPSSRLDMPRAAAPAAVQPTPEGDVWMAVVQGLLDQETITALVRELALQSQLLGRDGAQWQLRVERETLNHAASRERLQAALLAAGHGDVKLHIEIGPVSDSPARRLAVKAAEKMLAAQELIQNDPLVQAMVRDFGAKIVPGSIQLI from the coding sequence ATGTCTTACCTTGTCCTCGCGCGCAAATACCGCCCCCGCAATTTCACCGAAATGGTGGGGCAGGAGCATGTGGTGCAGGCCTTGACCAATGCCTTGGTGCAGCAGCGCCTGCACCATGCCTACCTGTTCACCGGTACCCGGGGCGTGGGCAAGACCACGGTGTCGCGGATTTTGGCCAAGTCGCTCAATTGCCAGGGCGTGGACGGGCTGGGCGGGATCACCGCTGAGCCGTGCGGCGTGTGCCAGGCTTGCCGCGACATCGACGCCGGTCGTTTTGTGGACTACACCGAGCTGGATGCCGCATCGAACCGGGGTGTGGACGAGGTGCAAAGCCTGCTGGAGCAGGCGGTTTACAAACCTGTGCAGGGGCGCTTCAAGGTCTTCATGATCGACGAGGTGCACATGCTGACCAACACTGCGTTCAACGCGATGTTGAAGACCCTGGAAGAGCCCCCAGAATATTTGAAGTTCGTGCTGGCCACGACCGACCCGCAAAAGGTGCCGGTGACGGTGCTCTCGCGCTGCCTGCAGTTCAACCTGCGGCCCATGGCCCCCGAAACCGTGTTTGAGCACCTGACCCAGGTCTTGGCGGCTGAGCAGCTGAGCGCCGAGCCGCTGGCTTTGCGCCTGCTGGCCCGCGCCGCTCGCGGCTCGATGCGGGATGCGCTCAGTCTGACCGATCAGGCCATTGCCTTTGGCAACGGCCAATTGCAAGAAGCGGGCGTGCGCCAGATGCTGGGCAGTGTGGACCGCAGCCATGTCTTGCAACTCATCCGGGCTCTGGCCGAAGGCGATGGGGCCACCGTGGTGAACCAAGTCAACGCTTTGCGGCTGCAAGGCGTGTCGGCCGCCGCCACACTCGAAGACATGGCCATGCTGCTGCAGCGCATGGCGGTGATGCAGATGGTGCCCAGCATGGCGCACGACGGCGAAGACCCCGACACCCAGGGTTTGGCCGATCTGGCCCAAGCCATGCCCGCCGAAGAAACCCAATTGCTCTACAGCCTGTGCCTGCATGGCCGCACCGAGTTGGGCCTGGCCCCGGACGAGTACGCTGCGCTGACCATGGTGTTGCTGCGCTTGTTGGCCTTCAAGCCCCCAGCGGGAACGGCGGAAAAAAAAAGCCCGCTGAGCAGCCCTAGTTCCCCACCAAGCGCCAGCGCCAGCCCCCGGGCCGAAGTGTTCGCTGCACCCCAGCCAGCGCCAGAATCTGCGCCCCTGAATAAACCACTCACCGCCCCGGTCACTGCCCCGGCATCTGCCCCCTTGACAGTGCCCAAGGCCGCCCCAGTGGTGTTGGACAGCCCGCCACCCGTCGCCGCTGCACCCCAGGTCACACCCATTTCACCCCCCCCGGCTGCGCAGCCAGCACCGCTGGCCAGCGACGAGCCGCCGCCTTGGGAGGATTGGCCCGACACGACCGACTATGCCGATCAAGGCGGTCTGACTTCAGCCCCGGCAGTGGTGGCCCCAACGCCTGCGGCCTTGCGTGCTTTGCCCGTGCGTGAAGCGCCTGAACCCTCGTCGCGCTTGGACATGCCCCGCGCGGCGGCCCCTGCTGCGGTGCAGCCCACCCCCGAAGGCGATGTCTGGATGGCGGTGGTGCAAGGCCTGTTGGACCAAGAGACCATCACCGCACTGGTGCGAGAGTTGGCTTTGCAGTCGCAATTGTTGGGGCGCGATGGTGCGCAGTGGCAGCTGCGTGTGGAGCGCGAAACCCTGAACCACGCCGCCAGCCGGGAGCGGCTGCAAGCGGCTTTGCTGGCAGCGGGCCATGGCGATGTGAAACTGCACATCGAGATCGGCCCGGTGAGCGACAGCCCAGCCCGACGCCTGGCCGTGAAAGCCGCCGAGAAAATGCTGGCCGCGCAAGAGCTCATTCAAAACGACCCCTTGGTGCAGGCGATGGTGCGTGATTTTGGGGCCAAAATTGTGCCCGGCAGCATCCAGCTGATTTGA
- a CDS encoding YbaB/EbfC family nucleoid-associated protein, whose product MFNKGQLAGLMKQAQAMQDNLKKAQDELAFVEVEGQAGSGMVKVLMTCKHNVRRVTIDPSLLADDKDMLEDLVAAAFNDAVRMAEEVSQQKMGKLTAGLPPGMKLPF is encoded by the coding sequence ATGTTCAACAAAGGACAACTCGCTGGCCTCATGAAGCAAGCCCAGGCCATGCAGGACAACCTGAAAAAAGCCCAGGACGAGCTGGCATTTGTGGAGGTCGAGGGCCAAGCCGGTTCCGGCATGGTCAAGGTGCTGATGACTTGCAAGCACAACGTGCGCCGCGTGACCATCGACCCCAGCTTGCTGGCCGATGACAAGGACATGCTGGAAGACCTGGTGGCCGCAGCCTTCAACGACGCGGTGCGCATGGCCGAAGAAGTCTCGCAGCAAAAAATGGGGAAGCTGACCGCAGGTTTGCCACCGGGCATGAAGTTGCCTTTCTGA
- the recR gene encoding recombination mediator RecR, translating into MADTHALATLVQALKGLPGVGIKSAQRMAFQLLQNDRATARQLAAALDNAVQKIRHCACCHTFTEAELCDTCLDASRDRTQLCVIETPADQSAIERTGTYRGLYFVLMGKLSPLDGIGPHDIGLAKLKQRVGDGVLTEVILATNFTAEGEATAHVISEMIRQQGLRVTRLARGVPAGSELEYVDLGTIAHALVDRR; encoded by the coding sequence ATGGCCGACACCCACGCCCTTGCCACTTTGGTGCAGGCCCTCAAGGGCTTGCCGGGGGTGGGCATCAAGTCGGCCCAGCGCATGGCTTTTCAGCTGCTGCAAAACGACCGGGCCACGGCCCGGCAATTGGCCGCGGCTTTGGACAATGCGGTGCAAAAAATTCGCCATTGCGCCTGTTGCCACACCTTCACCGAGGCCGAGCTGTGTGACACCTGTCTGGACGCTTCTCGGGACCGCACCCAGTTGTGCGTGATCGAAACCCCGGCCGACCAGTCGGCCATCGAGCGCACGGGCACCTACCGGGGCTTGTATTTTGTGCTCATGGGCAAGCTCAGCCCGCTCGACGGCATCGGCCCGCACGACATTGGCTTGGCCAAACTCAAACAAAGGGTGGGCGATGGTGTGCTGACCGAGGTGATCTTGGCCACCAACTTCACTGCCGAGGGCGAAGCCACGGCGCATGTGATCTCGGAGATGATCCGCCAGCAAGGCCTGAGGGTCACGCGATTGGCCCGCGGTGTGCCTGCGGGCAGCGAGCTCGAATACGTCGACTTGGGCACCATCGCCCACGCCTTGGTCGACCGCCGCTGA
- a CDS encoding metal-dependent hydrolase produces MDSVTQVLLGASIGVAFMGRRTALWKSALWGGVAGLLPDLDVLLDHGDPILNMIRHRAESHALLLLTLFAFPMAWAVSRLHRQPQLYGRWWWALMLALVTHPLLDLMTIYGTQVFQPFSDEAYGLGSMFIIDPVYSLPLLAGVVAALRVKTVGRALAINGWALAFSTAYLAWSALAQWGVTQHARQSLQAQGLPSQQLLVTPAPLSTLVWRVVALDGERFHEGFYALMDGGRAIRFVAHERGGTLAMQNADHPQLQRLARFTDGFFKVQGNSDKLVVTDLRMGQEPDYVFSFDIGPPLQAGASHPVAEQRSRRMDVGEGLKWLGQRMLGHDVPPPERR; encoded by the coding sequence ATGGATTCCGTCACACAAGTACTTTTGGGCGCCTCGATTGGCGTGGCCTTCATGGGGCGTCGCACCGCTCTGTGGAAGTCAGCTCTTTGGGGTGGTGTGGCGGGCTTGCTGCCCGACCTGGATGTGCTGCTGGACCACGGCGACCCGATTCTGAACATGATCCGGCACCGCGCCGAGTCGCACGCCTTGCTCTTGCTCACGCTTTTTGCGTTCCCTATGGCCTGGGCGGTGAGCCGGCTCCACCGTCAGCCGCAGCTGTATGGCCGATGGTGGTGGGCGCTGATGCTGGCGCTGGTCACCCACCCCTTGCTGGACTTGATGACGATTTATGGCACCCAGGTGTTCCAGCCGTTTTCTGATGAGGCCTATGGTTTGGGCAGCATGTTCATCATCGACCCGGTGTACTCGCTGCCCTTGCTGGCGGGTGTGGTGGCCGCCTTGCGTGTCAAAACGGTGGGCCGGGCCTTGGCCATCAACGGCTGGGCACTGGCTTTCAGCACCGCGTATTTGGCCTGGAGCGCACTGGCGCAATGGGGGGTGACGCAGCACGCGCGTCAGTCCCTGCAAGCCCAGGGCTTGCCCAGCCAGCAGTTGTTGGTCACGCCCGCGCCCCTGAGCACCCTGGTGTGGCGCGTGGTGGCGCTTGACGGCGAGCGCTTTCACGAAGGTTTTTACGCCCTGATGGATGGTGGTCGCGCCATTCGTTTTGTAGCCCACGAGCGTGGAGGCACCTTGGCCATGCAAAACGCTGACCACCCGCAGTTGCAGCGCCTGGCGCGGTTCACCGACGGGTTTTTTAAGGTGCAAGGCAACAGCGACAAGCTGGTGGTGACCGATCTACGGATGGGCCAAGAGCCTGACTATGTATTTTCGTTTGACATTGGCCCGCCCCTGCAAGCCGGTGCAAGCCACCCCGTGGCCGAGCAACGCAGCCGCCGCATGGATGTGGGTGAGGGTTTGAAATGGCTGGGGCAGCGCATGCTGGGGCACGATGTGCCACCGCCTGAAAGAAGGTGA
- a CDS encoding Bug family tripartite tricarboxylate transporter substrate binding protein: MKKPFLLAALAAVLMTPTVPAWAQASYPTKPIKIVVPFPAGGTSDVLARIVGQKMTESWGQPVVIENRPGSSGNLGADLVAKSPADGHTLVLMDVGNLVISPALFKLPFNVEKDFAPVAMVAYSPHLLAVSTKVPANTPAELVAYAKAQKGKLNYAVAAGMGSASHLAGVMYAQRNGIEWGYVPYKGGAQAITDLIGGQVDVMFNGMVATYPHVKAGKIKLIAISSNQRNAQMPGTPTVAESLPGFLTGSFQGLLAPAGTPKAVVDKLNAEVQRIAALPEIKERLTALGAEPSGMTPDQFGQWMRAEIPAMAKIVKDEKITVE; this comes from the coding sequence ATGAAAAAGCCTTTTTTGTTGGCTGCATTGGCAGCGGTTCTGATGACGCCCACGGTACCGGCTTGGGCCCAGGCGAGTTACCCCACCAAGCCGATCAAAATCGTGGTGCCCTTCCCAGCGGGTGGCACTTCCGATGTCTTGGCCCGCATAGTGGGTCAGAAGATGACCGAAAGCTGGGGCCAGCCCGTGGTGATCGAAAACCGTCCCGGCTCCAGTGGCAACTTGGGTGCCGATCTGGTGGCCAAATCACCCGCTGACGGCCACACCCTGGTGCTGATGGACGTGGGCAATCTGGTGATCAGCCCGGCTTTGTTCAAGCTGCCTTTTAATGTCGAGAAAGACTTTGCCCCTGTGGCCATGGTGGCCTATTCACCCCATTTGCTGGCCGTGAGCACCAAAGTGCCCGCCAACACCCCTGCCGAATTGGTGGCCTACGCCAAGGCGCAAAAGGGCAAGCTCAATTACGCCGTGGCTGCAGGCATGGGCAGCGCTTCGCATTTGGCGGGTGTCATGTACGCGCAGCGCAACGGCATAGAGTGGGGTTATGTGCCCTACAAAGGTGGCGCTCAAGCCATCACCGATTTGATCGGCGGTCAAGTGGACGTCATGTTCAATGGCATGGTGGCCACCTATCCACACGTCAAGGCGGGCAAGATCAAATTGATCGCGATCTCCAGCAACCAACGCAATGCGCAAATGCCCGGCACGCCGACCGTGGCTGAGAGCTTGCCTGGCTTTTTGACGGGCAGTTTTCAAGGGCTTCTGGCCCCAGCAGGCACCCCCAAGGCGGTCGTTGACAAGCTGAATGCCGAGGTTCAACGCATTGCCGCCTTGCCAGAGATCAAAGAGCGTTTGACGGCCTTGGGCGCCGAGCCCTCGGGCATGACACCCGACCAATTTGGCCAATGGATGCGAGCAGAAATTCCAGCGATGGCCAAGATCGTCAAGGACGAAAAAATCACGGTGGAGTGA
- a CDS encoding ABC transporter substrate-binding protein: MHSAHASRRSLLLAAVGSLAATQARAAPSLDAGRTLPRVRLALAASQSLYHLPLNLAERLGFFRQAGVQLEWLPQESGARAVSLALSGQADVVAGAYEHLFGLHLKGLYYKSFVQMSRTPQVSLGGSTRGGMVWRTGADIRGMRLGISALDSSTHWTACQWLMRQGLTAEDVVLVPVGSSQGVMEALRSGSIDALCNPDPVMHGLEQKNEIRLLGDARTLQGTRQLMGGSVPGSSLFAHADFLQQHPDRVKALSDGVVQALKWLQTAGLTDILRTVPASHWMGDRAIYLGAFEKLRESYAVDGLVRSEDVSHAWRVHAKLFGANGPKPVVLERTFTNAFVQRSTQRRLS, from the coding sequence GTGCATTCAGCCCATGCTTCTCGCCGATCGCTGTTGCTGGCCGCTGTGGGGTCGCTGGCCGCAACGCAGGCACGCGCTGCCCCCTCTTTGGATGCGGGGCGGACCTTGCCGCGTGTGCGTTTGGCACTGGCCGCCAGCCAAAGCCTGTACCACTTGCCTTTGAACTTGGCCGAACGGCTCGGGTTTTTTCGCCAAGCGGGTGTGCAGTTGGAGTGGTTGCCACAGGAGTCAGGGGCCCGGGCTGTGAGCCTGGCCCTTTCAGGGCAAGCCGATGTGGTGGCCGGGGCTTACGAGCACTTGTTTGGCCTGCACCTGAAGGGCCTCTATTACAAAAGTTTTGTACAAATGAGCCGCACGCCTCAGGTCAGTTTGGGCGGCAGCACGCGCGGTGGCATGGTCTGGCGCACAGGGGCAGACATTCGGGGGATGCGTCTGGGCATTTCGGCTTTGGATTCGTCCACCCATTGGACGGCTTGCCAATGGCTGATGCGCCAAGGCTTGACAGCGGAGGATGTGGTGTTGGTGCCGGTGGGCTCCTCACAGGGTGTGATGGAGGCGTTGCGCAGCGGCAGCATCGACGCCCTGTGCAACCCGGACCCGGTCATGCATGGGCTGGAGCAAAAGAACGAGATTCGCCTGTTGGGTGACGCCCGGACTTTGCAAGGCACCCGCCAGTTGATGGGGGGCTCGGTGCCCGGCAGCAGCTTGTTTGCACACGCCGATTTCTTGCAGCAGCACCCCGATCGGGTGAAAGCGCTCAGCGATGGTGTGGTGCAGGCCCTCAAGTGGCTGCAAACGGCAGGTTTGACCGATATTTTGCGCACGGTGCCCGCAAGCCACTGGATGGGCGACAGGGCGATTTACTTGGGCGCTTTTGAAAAGTTGCGCGAGTCCTACGCGGTCGATGGCCTGGTCCGCAGCGAAGACGTGTCACATGCTTGGCGGGTGCATGCCAAGCTCTTCGGTGCGAACGGGCCCAAACCCGTGGTGCTCGAGCGCACCTTCACCAATGCCTTTGTGCAAAGGTCTACTCAGCGCAGGTTGTCTTAA
- a CDS encoding L-talarate/galactarate dehydratase, which yields MSDAISWVRVSACTLPLATPISDAKVLTGRQKPMTEIAILFVEIKTKDGAEGVGFSYSKRAGGPGQFAHAKEIAPVLIGEDPNDIAKLWDKLCWAGASVGRSGLSVQAIGAFDVALWDLKAKRAGLSLAKLLGTHRDSVRCYNTSGGFLHTPLDQLLVNASASVAKGIGGIKLKVGQPDCDKDIERVSAVRQHLGDRFPIMVDANQQWDRPTAQRMCRRLEPMNLVWIEEPLDAYDHEGHAALAVQFDTPIATGEMLTSVQEHWDLIRHRAADFLMADGPRVGGITPFLKIAQLAEHAGVMLAPHFAMELHIHLAAAYKTEPWVEHFEWLEPLFNERIQIKDGRMLVPTLPGLGVSLSEKARRWTQSSVEFS from the coding sequence ATGTCCGATGCCATATCTTGGGTACGTGTCTCTGCCTGCACTTTGCCGCTGGCCACGCCGATCAGCGACGCCAAGGTGCTGACGGGCCGGCAAAAGCCGATGACTGAAATCGCCATCCTGTTTGTCGAGATCAAAACCAAGGATGGCGCTGAGGGTGTGGGTTTCAGTTACTCCAAACGCGCTGGAGGACCCGGCCAGTTTGCCCATGCCAAAGAAATCGCCCCGGTCTTAATAGGCGAAGACCCGAACGACATTGCCAAACTCTGGGACAAGCTGTGCTGGGCGGGTGCTTCGGTTGGCCGCAGCGGCCTTTCAGTACAGGCCATCGGGGCTTTTGATGTGGCGCTGTGGGACCTGAAAGCCAAACGCGCAGGCTTGTCTTTGGCCAAGTTGCTGGGCACGCACCGCGACAGCGTGCGCTGTTACAACACATCGGGCGGTTTTTTGCACACACCACTCGATCAGCTCTTGGTCAACGCTTCGGCCTCGGTGGCCAAGGGCATTGGTGGCATCAAGCTCAAAGTGGGTCAGCCCGACTGCGACAAAGACATCGAACGCGTGAGCGCCGTGCGACAGCATCTGGGCGATCGTTTTCCGATCATGGTGGACGCCAACCAACAATGGGACCGCCCCACCGCGCAGCGCATGTGCCGCCGCTTGGAGCCGATGAACTTGGTCTGGATCGAAGAGCCTTTGGACGCCTATGACCATGAAGGCCATGCCGCGCTGGCTGTGCAGTTTGATACCCCGATTGCCACGGGTGAGATGCTGACCAGCGTGCAAGAGCACTGGGACCTGATTCGCCACCGCGCCGCCGATTTCCTGATGGCCGATGGCCCTCGTGTGGGCGGCATCACCCCTTTCCTCAAGATTGCGCAGTTGGCCGAACACGCTGGTGTCATGCTGGCCCCGCACTTTGCGATGGAGCTGCACATCCATTTGGCTGCAGCCTACAAAACCGAGCCCTGGGTGGAGCACTTTGAATGGCTGGAGCCCTTGTTCAATGAACGCATCCAGATCAAAGACGGCCGCATGCTGGTGCCAACCTTGCCAGGTTTGGGTGTGTCGCTCAGTGAGAAGGCGCGTCGCTGGACACAAAGCAGTGTTGAGTTTTCGTGA